From one Pseudomonas sp. B21-048 genomic stretch:
- a CDS encoding glycosyltransferase family 39 protein — protein sequence MADRAGLVAVIVLALFARFHSITVPVIWYDEAYSLLLAEGSPAYIWATTARDVHPPLYYVLLHFWMLLFGNGVLAARSLSALADVGTLLLCIKLMSLVATRKATWIAAVLLALLPIAVRYSQEVRMYTLLGFWLMGATVALVCWLKAPEQKRWPIFYGLLMTAAFYTHYFAALCVLVHWLCWWRARDGGRSAAIPFRAWVVANSAIVVLFLPWIPHFIDQLLRMDGLEWIPPLTWQTALTFVWQLVMMGDSASYSFLWRVLPSVLIVVCAAAAVLKTRDERPFSILLVGYFFVPVLTVFLVSLIVPVFNARYLVFAAAALPLIVALALDRWSERHSALAAVAMALVLLAEGHGLSAVYAQTDEMNGTSIRKDAKLDAVVAGLGREVHPGDEIVVDNLYWYLPFTYYNSTGIQPRLYVVKTPTGTLWGTAEYGGWALIPRHLRSILFDDFSTLKPNAKRIWWVTGYARPEHDALFPSHWKQVQRLKEGDSEARLFILDAAPAPLEVDVRTHPSAQQYNPSPGNR from the coding sequence ATGGCCGACAGGGCAGGTCTGGTGGCGGTGATCGTCCTCGCGTTGTTCGCAAGGTTTCATTCCATCACCGTGCCGGTCATCTGGTATGACGAGGCCTACAGTCTGCTGCTGGCCGAGGGTTCGCCTGCGTATATCTGGGCTACGACGGCGCGGGATGTTCATCCGCCGCTTTACTACGTTTTGCTTCATTTCTGGATGTTACTGTTCGGTAATGGTGTGTTGGCTGCGCGGTCTCTGAGCGCACTGGCCGATGTCGGCACGCTGTTGCTGTGCATTAAATTGATGAGCCTGGTGGCAACGCGAAAGGCGACCTGGATAGCGGCAGTGTTGTTGGCATTGCTGCCGATAGCGGTGCGCTACAGCCAGGAAGTGCGAATGTACACCTTGCTCGGCTTCTGGCTGATGGGCGCGACCGTGGCGTTGGTGTGCTGGCTCAAGGCACCGGAGCAAAAGCGTTGGCCGATCTTTTACGGGCTGCTGATGACAGCTGCTTTCTATACGCATTACTTCGCCGCGCTGTGCGTTTTGGTGCATTGGCTGTGTTGGTGGCGAGCGCGAGATGGCGGTCGGTCTGCGGCAATACCGTTTCGTGCGTGGGTCGTGGCCAATAGCGCAATCGTTGTTTTGTTTCTGCCATGGATACCTCATTTCATCGATCAATTGCTGCGAATGGACGGGCTCGAGTGGATACCGCCGCTCACCTGGCAAACAGCGCTGACCTTCGTTTGGCAACTGGTGATGATGGGGGATTCGGCCAGTTATTCATTCTTATGGCGCGTCCTGCCCTCGGTGTTGATTGTTGTTTGCGCCGCGGCGGCGGTGCTCAAGACACGCGATGAGCGACCTTTCAGCATTTTGCTGGTGGGCTATTTCTTTGTGCCGGTGCTGACCGTTTTTCTGGTGTCGCTGATCGTGCCGGTATTCAATGCCAGATACCTGGTGTTTGCCGCCGCCGCGTTGCCTCTTATCGTTGCGCTCGCGCTGGACAGGTGGAGTGAACGCCATAGCGCTCTTGCCGCTGTCGCCATGGCTTTGGTTTTATTGGCAGAAGGCCACGGGCTTTCGGCGGTCTACGCGCAAACGGATGAGATGAACGGGACAAGCATTCGCAAGGACGCAAAACTGGACGCCGTGGTCGCAGGTCTTGGTCGCGAAGTCCATCCGGGTGACGAGATTGTGGTGGATAACCTGTATTGGTACTTGCCGTTCACGTACTACAACTCGACCGGTATTCAGCCGAGGTTATACGTGGTCAAAACACCGACAGGCACCCTTTGGGGAACCGCCGAATACGGTGGTTGGGCACTCATTCCCCGTCATTTGCGTTCGATTCTCTTCGACGATTTTTCAACCTTGAAACCGAATGCCAAACGGATCTGGTGGGTAACGGGCTACGCGCGTCCTGAGCATGACGCGTTATTCCCCAGCCACTGGAAACAAGTGCAGAGGTTAAAGGAAGGGGACAGCGAAGCTCGTCTGTTCATCCTCGACGCAGCACCAGCCCCCCTTGAGGTTGACGTCAGAACGCATCCATCAGCACAACAATACAATCCCTCGCCTGGTAACCGTTGA
- a CDS encoding glucosyltransferase domain-containing protein, producing MGRLGDFFSKELGRRRVWLFFLVATLIYVIPLILADYPYIDDNWRSLSAGTAWAGQGRLFTELFYNLLTFSNAAPNIFPLPLLIATLAMAFALTSLTFHYYPQPTMSCCLVLLPLWYNPFFLQNLSYQYDGPANALSLVAMIYAITFRHPSRILQWLVPAFLIALALGLYQVSLNVFLGLCCLELLRGANDRWAWRQWYELIGWKFAQAGLGGLIYSVTAYPYMNHDRALLLNWAAEPLLQLEINIGRVLEKVTLLFHGGFTWVFAVLLLCALVGSARLASNVMERHDTGLRKIVMGLVCVLTVPVVTLLVSGAALFFRDFNEGARTLMGFAVLLVLLFYLSHLALAPIHERLTLLLAVPLLAMLSLSYAYGRVLTVQNTFASSALFSLGHDIAAQRQLYEAKRIYLSVSYSDHWLVGAAGSFKQMPVLHYLLNINFFMLAENLPKAGITNVEVERERRNATLVGYQGYPPLVESKFYRIYLLGDYGFIVMKEPTPVTTLQW from the coding sequence ATGGGCAGACTCGGCGACTTTTTCAGCAAAGAACTCGGGCGTCGTCGGGTCTGGCTGTTTTTTCTGGTCGCGACCCTGATTTATGTCATTCCGCTGATCCTCGCGGACTATCCCTACATCGATGACAACTGGCGCTCGCTGTCGGCGGGTACTGCCTGGGCGGGGCAGGGGCGGTTATTCACCGAGCTGTTCTACAACCTGCTGACCTTCAGCAATGCCGCGCCGAACATCTTTCCGTTGCCGCTGTTGATCGCCACGCTGGCCATGGCTTTTGCGTTGACCAGCCTGACATTCCATTACTACCCGCAGCCGACGATGTCTTGCTGCCTGGTGCTGTTGCCGCTCTGGTACAACCCGTTTTTTTTGCAGAATTTGTCTTATCAATACGACGGACCGGCCAACGCGTTGAGTCTGGTGGCAATGATCTACGCGATCACTTTTCGTCATCCCTCGCGCATTCTGCAATGGCTGGTGCCGGCCTTCCTGATTGCTCTGGCGCTGGGGCTTTATCAAGTGAGCCTCAATGTGTTTCTGGGCCTGTGTTGCCTGGAACTGCTCAGGGGCGCGAATGACAGATGGGCCTGGCGGCAGTGGTACGAATTGATCGGCTGGAAATTCGCCCAGGCAGGACTCGGCGGGTTGATCTACAGCGTCACGGCTTATCCGTACATGAACCACGATCGCGCGTTATTGCTGAACTGGGCAGCCGAGCCTTTGCTGCAACTTGAAATCAACATCGGTCGGGTGCTGGAAAAAGTCACGCTGCTGTTTCACGGTGGATTCACTTGGGTGTTCGCCGTGCTGCTGTTGTGTGCCCTCGTGGGTAGCGCACGGTTAGCCAGCAATGTGATGGAGCGCCACGACACCGGGCTGAGAAAAATCGTGATGGGGCTGGTGTGCGTGCTGACAGTGCCGGTCGTGACCTTGCTGGTGTCGGGGGCTGCGCTGTTTTTCCGGGATTTCAATGAAGGTGCCAGAACCTTGATGGGTTTCGCGGTGTTGCTGGTGCTGTTGTTTTATTTGAGCCATCTGGCGCTGGCGCCCATTCATGAGCGGCTGACGCTGCTGTTGGCGGTGCCTCTGCTGGCCATGCTTTCGTTGTCTTACGCCTATGGCCGCGTGCTGACGGTGCAGAACACCTTTGCCTCCAGCGCGTTGTTTTCCCTGGGGCATGACATTGCGGCCCAGCGGCAACTGTACGAGGCCAAGCGCATTTACCTGTCGGTGAGTTATTCCGATCACTGGCTGGTGGGGGCCGCGGGTTCGTTCAAGCAGATGCCGGTCTTGCATTATCTGCTGAACATCAACTTCTTCATGTTGGCCGAAAACCTGCCGAAGGCGGGCATCACCAACGTGGAGGTAGAGAGGGAACGGCGTAACGCGACCCTGGTGGGTTACCAGGGTTATCCGCCGCTGGTGGAGAGCAAGTTCTATCGCATCTATCTGCTGGGCGATTACGGTTTTATCGTCATGAAAGAGCCGACCCCGGTCACCACGCTGCAGTGGTGA
- a CDS encoding glycosyltransferase family 2 protein: MKVSLIVPVFNEEQAISLFHQAVRRELKLDACEVEIVFINDGSTDRTAEQAQALAQVDEQVLLINFSRNFGKEPALFAGLEYATGDAVIPMDVDLQDPISVIPRLITEWQKGADVVLAKRRNRDSDSYLKRHSASLFYHLLNRISYTRIEENVGDFRLMDRKVVNVIRALPEHQLFMKGVLSWAGFTTAVVEYERARRVAGRSKFNGWKLWNLALEGITSFSTVPLRLWTYIGGGISIFAVLYAVYMVLDKIFFGNNVPGYPSLMTAILFLGGVQLIGIGILGEYVGRIYIEAKHRPRYVVKDVIGGKDRIGL, encoded by the coding sequence GTGAAGGTTTCGCTGATTGTCCCGGTGTTCAATGAAGAGCAGGCGATCAGTCTGTTCCATCAGGCGGTGCGTCGCGAATTGAAACTTGACGCGTGCGAAGTCGAGATCGTGTTCATCAACGATGGCAGTACCGATCGAACAGCTGAGCAAGCCCAGGCGCTGGCACAGGTTGATGAACAGGTATTGCTGATCAACTTTTCGCGCAACTTTGGCAAGGAGCCGGCGTTGTTTGCGGGGTTGGAATACGCCACCGGCGATGCAGTGATCCCCATGGACGTCGACCTGCAGGATCCGATCAGCGTCATCCCGCGGTTGATTACCGAGTGGCAAAAGGGCGCCGATGTGGTGCTCGCCAAACGCCGCAATCGTGACAGTGACAGTTATTTGAAACGCCACAGCGCATCGCTCTTCTATCATTTGCTGAACAGAATTTCCTACACCCGGATCGAAGAAAACGTCGGGGATTTCCGGCTCATGGACCGCAAGGTGGTCAATGTGATTCGCGCGCTTCCCGAGCATCAGTTGTTCATGAAGGGCGTTCTGTCCTGGGCCGGGTTCACCACGGCGGTGGTCGAATACGAACGGGCCCGGCGAGTGGCAGGACGCAGCAAGTTCAATGGCTGGAAACTGTGGAACCTGGCGCTGGAAGGCATTACCTCGTTCAGTACTGTGCCATTGCGGTTGTGGACTTACATCGGTGGCGGCATTTCGATCTTCGCGGTGCTGTATGCGGTGTACATGGTGCTGGACAAGATTTTCTTCGGCAACAACGTCCCCGGTTACCCCTCGCTGATGACGGCCATTCTGTTTCTTGGCGGTGTCCAACTGATCGGAATCGGCATCCTCGGTGAGTACGTCGGCCGCATCTACATCGAAGCCAAGCACCGGCCCCGTTATGTGGTCAAAGACGTCATTGGCGGCAAAGACCGGATCGGGCTTTAG
- a CDS encoding amino acid permease produces the protein MPVGNHLPHGETAQGGPLKRELGERHIRLMALGACIGVGLFLGSAKAIEMAGPAIMLSYIIGGLAILVIMRALGEMAVHNPVAGSFSRYAQDYLGPLAGFLTGWNYWFLWLVTCVAEITAVAVYMGVWFPDVPRWIWALAALISMGSINLIAVKAFGEFEFWFALIKIVTIIAMVLGGIGIIAFGFGNDGVALGISNLWAHGGFMPNGVQGVLMSLQMVMFAYLGVEMIGLTAGEAKNPQKTIPNAIGSVFWRILLFYVGALFVILSIYPWNEIGTQGSPFVMTFERLGIKTAAGIINFVVITAALSSCNGGIFSTGRMLYSLAQNGQAPAGFAKTSNNGVPRRALLLSIGALLLGVLLNYLVPEKVFVWVTAIATFGAIWTWAMILLAQLKFRKGLSASERAGLKYRMWLYPVSSYLALAFLVLVVGLMAYFPDTRVALYVGPAFLVLLTVLFYMFKLQPTHVSQGAVRSAS, from the coding sequence ATGCCAGTCGGCAATCACCTGCCTCACGGCGAGACCGCTCAGGGCGGCCCGCTTAAACGCGAACTCGGCGAACGGCATATTCGCTTGATGGCGCTCGGTGCCTGTATCGGCGTCGGCCTGTTCCTGGGTTCGGCCAAGGCCATTGAAATGGCCGGACCGGCCATCATGCTCTCCTACATCATTGGCGGTCTGGCGATCCTGGTGATCATGCGCGCCCTCGGCGAGATGGCCGTGCACAACCCGGTCGCCGGTTCATTCAGCCGTTATGCACAAGATTACCTCGGCCCATTGGCAGGCTTTCTGACCGGCTGGAACTATTGGTTCCTGTGGCTGGTGACCTGCGTCGCGGAAATCACCGCGGTGGCAGTGTACATGGGCGTCTGGTTCCCCGACGTGCCGCGCTGGATCTGGGCACTGGCGGCATTGATCAGCATGGGCTCGATCAACCTGATCGCGGTGAAAGCCTTTGGTGAATTCGAATTCTGGTTCGCCCTGATCAAGATCGTCACCATCATTGCGATGGTGCTCGGCGGCATCGGCATCATCGCTTTCGGTTTCGGCAATGACGGCGTGGCGTTGGGGATTTCCAATCTCTGGGCTCACGGCGGCTTCATGCCCAACGGCGTGCAAGGCGTGTTGATGTCCTTGCAAATGGTGATGTTCGCCTACCTCGGCGTCGAGATGATCGGCCTGACTGCCGGTGAAGCGAAGAACCCGCAGAAGACCATTCCCAATGCGATCGGCTCGGTGTTCTGGCGGATTCTGCTGTTCTACGTCGGTGCCTTGTTCGTGATCCTGTCGATCTACCCGTGGAATGAAATCGGCACTCAGGGCAGCCCGTTTGTGATGACCTTCGAGCGTCTGGGCATCAAGACCGCCGCCGGCATCATCAACTTCGTGGTGATCACCGCTGCGCTGTCGTCCTGCAACGGCGGTATCTTCAGCACCGGGCGCATGCTTTACAGCCTGGCGCAGAACGGCCAGGCCCCGGCCGGTTTCGCCAAGACCTCGAACAACGGCGTGCCGCGTCGTGCTTTGCTGCTGTCGATCGGTGCCTTGCTGCTGGGCGTGTTGCTCAACTATCTGGTGCCAGAGAAAGTCTTCGTCTGGGTCACCGCGATTGCCACCTTCGGCGCGATCTGGACCTGGGCGATGATCCTGCTGGCCCAGCTCAAGTTCCGCAAAGGCCTGAGCGCCAGCGAACGTGCCGGCCTGAAATACCGCATGTGGCTGTACCCGGTCAGTTCTTATCTGGCACTGGCATTTTTGGTGCTGGTGGTCGGCCTGATGGCGTACTTCCCGGACACTCGGGTGGCACTGTATGTCGGGCCTGCTTTCCTGGTGCTGCTGACGGTATTGTTCTACATGTTCAAGCTGCAACCGACCCATGTGTCGCAAGGTGCGGTGCGTTCGGCTTCGTAA
- a CDS encoding transglycosylase domain-containing protein, whose translation MGALWQTDSSKTVVPTEREDEAPLPEKPRRSRHGWGAFWLLLLIILIVLGLAAAKEMRTSKFQAREISQYAASLKYELHPGPSDAIRYPGAGPFDQRLGYSAMGEFLPRLLKRDYVVAAQTRFSPALMKYSDKGFFVPYAEKIQAGLSITDCRAAPLYQFKYPQQLYSSFAAIPPVVVNSLLFIENRFLLDPRQPLANPAVDWPRFGMAAWSQVAKLLRLPGQSAGGSTLATQLEKYRHSPDGLTMSGAEKIRQMISASVRAYQAGPETLQARQNVVRDYLNSVPLSAVPGHGEVHGMAEGLRVWYGADFNKANEQLASSETDPKSLSEKGLALREMLSLMIAQRRPSHYLTKGRDELASLTDSHIRLLAQNGVIDAPLATAALASKVIYRDWATQPTIQPIETNKGISVARSRLGGLLNRPLYDLDRLDLSATSTLQGELQSQATAYLKHLADPTYAAEIGLIGERLLTPTSTAQVRYSFTLFELTPDGSRVRVQTDSTDQPFDINEGSKLELGSTAKMRVLTTYLQIIAELHDKYAAMTVPELKKVEVPDQDRLSLWAVDYLIQNKDRNLPNMLNAALDRKYSASPGEAFFTGGGLHTFNNFRKEDNGRLPTLRDAIRESINLPFIRLMRDLVRYTTYSGPNNSAELLKDDRDPRRQEYLASFADKEGTSFLLKFWKKYRNKDTQARLETFLDGMRPTPIRMAAVHRYLFPQADQESFNTFVRSHLKGVKLNEKLTDERLERLYLSYGPGSYDLPDQGFIAKVHPLDLWLIGYLLNNPDAKFSQIVKASQFERQEVYSWLFKSRHKGARDSRIRTMLEIEAFLDIHQRWQKVGYPFDHLVPSLATAIGSSGDRPAALAELIGTILNDGVRMPTLRIDSVHFAADTPYETRLINDPVVGKRVMPSEVATAMREALSQVVDAGTAKRVAGSFKLADGSPLGMGGKTGTGDNRIEAIGSGGRILSSKSINRTATFVFYIGDRHFGTLTAYVPGRSAENFKFTSALPVQVLKGMAPILTPYLQPGTHTMCQTTETTVGR comes from the coding sequence ATGGGCGCTTTGTGGCAAACCGATTCGAGTAAAACCGTGGTTCCGACTGAACGAGAGGATGAAGCGCCTTTACCTGAAAAACCCCGTCGTTCCCGACACGGCTGGGGGGCATTCTGGTTGTTGCTGCTGATTATCCTGATTGTCCTGGGCCTCGCTGCGGCCAAGGAAATGCGCACCTCCAAGTTTCAGGCCCGGGAAATCAGCCAATATGCCGCTTCGCTGAAGTACGAACTGCACCCCGGCCCCAGCGACGCGATTCGCTACCCTGGTGCAGGCCCGTTCGATCAACGCCTGGGTTACAGCGCCATGGGTGAGTTTCTGCCGCGTCTGCTCAAGCGCGATTACGTGGTGGCGGCACAAACCCGCTTTTCGCCGGCACTGATGAAGTACAGCGACAAGGGCTTTTTCGTGCCCTATGCCGAGAAAATCCAGGCCGGGCTGTCGATCACCGATTGCCGCGCGGCACCTCTGTACCAGTTCAAGTACCCCCAGCAGCTCTATTCAAGCTTCGCGGCGATTCCTCCAGTGGTGGTCAACAGCTTGCTGTTTATCGAAAACCGCTTTTTGCTCGATCCCCGTCAACCCTTGGCCAACCCCGCCGTGGACTGGCCACGGTTCGGCATGGCGGCATGGTCCCAGGTCGCCAAGCTGTTGCGCCTGCCCGGGCAGTCGGCGGGCGGCAGTACGCTGGCGACACAGCTGGAGAAATATCGACACTCGCCCGATGGCTTGACAATGTCGGGCGCGGAGAAAATCCGGCAAATGATTTCCGCCAGCGTGCGGGCCTATCAGGCGGGCCCGGAAACCCTCCAGGCCCGGCAGAATGTCGTTCGCGACTACCTCAACAGTGTTCCGCTGTCGGCGGTGCCGGGTCACGGCGAAGTGCATGGCATGGCCGAGGGCCTGCGCGTCTGGTATGGCGCTGATTTCAACAAGGCCAACGAACAACTGGCCAGTAGCGAGACAGACCCGAAAAGTCTCTCGGAAAAAGGCCTGGCCCTGCGTGAAATGCTGTCATTGATGATTGCCCAGCGTCGCCCTTCCCATTACTTGACCAAGGGCCGTGATGAATTGGCCAGTCTCACCGACAGCCATATTCGCCTGCTGGCACAAAATGGCGTGATCGATGCGCCTCTCGCGACAGCAGCATTGGCCAGCAAAGTGATTTACCGCGACTGGGCCACCCAGCCCACCATTCAACCGATCGAAACCAACAAAGGCATCAGCGTGGCGCGCAGCCGTCTGGGCGGGTTGCTCAATCGTCCGCTGTATGACCTCGACCGCCTCGACCTGTCAGCCACCAGTACCCTGCAAGGCGAGTTGCAATCCCAGGCCACCGCGTACCTCAAGCATCTGGCCGACCCCACTTATGCAGCGGAAATCGGCCTGATTGGCGAACGTCTGCTCACACCCACCAGCACCGCGCAGGTGCGCTACAGCTTCACCCTGTTCGAACTGACACCGGACGGCTCGCGGGTACGGGTGCAGACCGACAGCACCGACCAGCCGTTCGACATCAATGAAGGCAGCAAGCTGGAACTGGGCTCCACGGCAAAAATGCGCGTGCTCACCACCTACCTGCAAATCATCGCCGAGCTGCACGATAAGTACGCAGCGATGACCGTCCCTGAATTGAAAAAAGTCGAGGTCCCGGACCAGGACCGTCTAAGCCTCTGGGCCGTCGATTACCTGATTCAGAACAAAGACCGAAACCTGCCGAACATGCTGAATGCCGCGCTGGATCGCAAATACTCCGCCAGCCCTGGCGAGGCCTTTTTCACGGGTGGCGGGCTGCATACCTTCAATAACTTTCGCAAGGAAGACAACGGCCGCCTGCCGACCCTGCGTGATGCCATTCGTGAGTCGATCAACCTGCCGTTCATTCGGCTGATGCGTGACCTGGTGCGCTACACCACCTATTCCGGTCCCAACAACAGCGCCGAATTGCTCAAGGACGATCGCGACCCTCGGCGTCAGGAATACCTGGCCTCATTCGCCGACAAGGAAGGCACCTCGTTCCTGCTGAAGTTCTGGAAAAAATACCGCAACAAAGACACCCAGGCGCGGCTCGAAACCTTTCTCGACGGCATGCGCCCGACCCCGATTCGCATGGCCGCCGTGCATCGTTATCTATTCCCCCAGGCCGACCAGGAAAGCTTCAACACCTTCGTTCGCTCGCACCTCAAAGGCGTCAAGCTCAATGAAAAACTGACCGATGAACGCCTCGAACGCCTCTATCTGAGTTATGGCCCTGGCAGCTATGACCTGCCGGATCAAGGCTTCATCGCCAAGGTTCATCCGCTGGACCTGTGGTTGATCGGCTACTTGCTGAACAACCCCGACGCCAAGTTCAGCCAGATCGTCAAAGCCAGCCAGTTCGAGCGTCAGGAAGTCTATAGCTGGCTGTTCAAGAGCCGGCACAAGGGTGCCCGCGACAGCCGGATCCGCACCATGCTGGAGATCGAGGCGTTCCTCGACATTCACCAGCGCTGGCAGAAAGTCGGTTATCCGTTCGATCACCTGGTGCCCTCGCTGGCCACCGCCATCGGCAGTTCCGGTGACCGCCCGGCGGCATTGGCGGAGTTGATCGGCACTATCCTCAACGACGGTGTGCGCATGCCGACGCTACGTATTGACAGCGTGCACTTTGCGGCCGATACGCCCTATGAAACCCGCCTGATCAATGACCCGGTCGTCGGCAAACGAGTGATGCCTTCCGAGGTGGCAACGGCCATGCGCGAGGCTTTGTCGCAAGTGGTGGATGCCGGTACGGCCAAACGCGTGGCGGGCAGTTTCAAACTGGCTGACGGCAGCCCGTTGGGCATGGGCGGCAAAACCGGTACCGGCGACAACCGCATTGAGGCCATCGGTTCTGGCGGGCGGATTCTCAGTTC